In Gigantopelta aegis isolate Gae_Host chromosome 14, Gae_host_genome, whole genome shotgun sequence, the following proteins share a genomic window:
- the LOC121387976 gene encoding tRNA-specific adenosine deaminase 1-like, protein MMSWRDDDMFASKVSHSCHEAYEKLKKKGGKSAAKREWKLLACVVATSNTETGYEIDVISLGTGSKCIGESKLSKNGDVINDSHAEVMARRSFLCYLYKQLLLVHAGNESRVLNVARETDDWHCSLKDGVDFHFFSSHTPCGDASIFPKDVTDCKADNSHGTQNLKRHIATDLSFTGDENSKRFCDRSDTCHEEHLQSPASECQKILSDSQTDISSRSNYKSEDGQGSFVTPYQKSERSVTKDAEIFLDQGISDEKSLTNISLKQDSASENLDHILESIPSCIGKGKYNLVSDISGNTCRVNNKFRVTDQTSNSGLMNNVCTVTEHKSCDGSHQTAEKMGKKDIYRTGAKCVAGGEQDPRGSGTEYHTTGVLRIKPGRGDRTISMSCSDKIARWNVLGCQGALLSHFLSSPIYFQSFVTGRCPYSESAMRRAIIDRICMVQQLPSRYQVNRPLLLQSDWLFDDGKEAVEKYNAGQKSPPSSTAISWYKGCLQHEVSVLGRKQGVTQKTINKPEARCRVCSAELLKKFVQVLEKLESTKRPVCFRDVSDLSNLTYHELKESATNYQHAWTRLREDVFSTWVKKSRDFIQFTVK, encoded by the exons ATGATGTCATGGCGAGATGATGATATGTTTGCTTCGAAAGTCTCCCATTCATGTCATGAGGCTTAtgagaaattgaaaaaaaagggaGGGAAGTCGGCAGCTAAGAGAGAATGGAAGCTACTGGCATGCGTGGTAGCTACTTCTAATACAG aaacTGGGTATGAAATTGACGTCATCTCTTTAGGAACCGGCTCCAAGTGTATTGGCGAATCAAAACTCAGTAAAAATG GTGATGTTATTAATGACAGTCATGCTGAAGTGATGGCAAGAAGATCGTTTCTGTG ttaCCTATATAAGCAACTTTTGCTGGTGCATGCTGGGAATGAGAGTCGAGTACTGAATGTTGCCAGGGAAACAGATGACTGGCATTGTTCTCTGAAGGATGGAGTTGATTTCCACTTCTTCTCCAGCCATACTCCTT GTGGAGATGCTTCGATATTTCCTAAAGATGTAACTGACTGTAAAGCAGACAACAGTCACGGGACACAAAATTTGAAAAGACACATTGCTACAGATCTGTCGTTCACTGGTGATGAAAACTCAAAGCGGTTTTGTGACAGATCAGACACATGCCATGAAGAGCATTTGCAGAGTCCTGCATCAGAATGTCAGAAAATTCTTTCTGATTCACAGACAGACATCTCTTCACGATCTAATTATAAAAGTGAAGATGGCCAAGGCAGTTTTGTTACACCATATCAGAAATCAGAACGTTCAGTAACAAAAGATGCTGAAATCTTTCTTGATCAAGGAATTTCAGATGAAAAATCACtcacaaatatttctttgaaaCAAGATTCTGCTTCCGAAAATTTAGACCATATTTTAGAATCTATACCTTCCTGTATTGGTAAAGGAAAATATAATTTAGTTTCTGATATTTCTGGCAATACATGCAGGGTAAACAACAAATTCCGTGTCACGGATCAAACTTCAAATTCTGGTTTAATGAATAACGTGTGCACTGTAACTGAACATAAGAGTTGTGATGGGTCACATCAAACTGCTGAAAAGATGGgaaaaaaagatatttacagAACCGGAGCTAAATGTGTTGCCGGGGGAGAACAGGACCCCCGGGGGTCGGGGACGGAGTACCACACTACAGGAGTTCTGCGGATCAAGCCTGGGCGAGGGGATCGTACCATCTCCATGTCGTGTAGTGACAAGATAGCAAGGTGGAATGTACTCGGGTGTCAAGGGGCACTACTCTCTCACTTCCTGTCAAGTCCAATTTACTTCCAGTCTTTTGTTACTGGCAG atgCCCATACAGTGAAAGTGCGATGAGGCGTGCTATCATAGACAGAATCTGTATGGTTCAGCAACTTCCATCTAGATACCAAGTCAACAGGCCACTCCTACTGCAGTCTGATTGGTTGTTTGATGATGGGAAAGAGGCTGTAGAGAAATATAATGCAGGACAGAAATCTCCTCCATCATCCACTG CTATTTCCTGGTACAAGGGTTGTCTACAGCATGAAGTGTCTGTACTAGGCAGAAAGCAAGGTGTCACGcaaaaaacaatcaacaaaCCGGAGGCtag ATGTCGTGTATGTAGTGCTGAACTTTTAAAGAAATTTGTCCAGGTTCTGGAAAAACTAGAAAGCACAAAAAGACCAGTGTGTTTTAG AGATGTGTCCGATTTGTCAAATCTCACATACCATGAGTTGAAGGAGTCTGCGACAAACTACCAACATGCGTGGACGAGACTTCGGGAAGATGTGTTTAGCACATGGGTGAAGAAATCAAGAGACTTCATTCAGTTTACTGTCAAATAA